Proteins from a genomic interval of Trichoderma breve strain T069 chromosome 2, whole genome shotgun sequence:
- a CDS encoding FKBP-type peptidyl-prolyl cis-trans isomerase domain-containing protein produces the protein MKAALILSALASCAIGVVAAEDLKIEVTHAVECERKSQKGDTLSMHYKGTLAADGKKFDASYDRNQPFTFKLGAGQVIKGWDQGLLDMCIGEKRTLTIPPELGYGNRNMGPIPAGSTLVFETELLEIKGVKAPEPPVAEKVAEKVASVASEAVDAAKTVIADTDEGHGEL, from the exons ATGAAGGCAGCCCTGATCCTCTCCGCCCTGGCCTCTTGCGCCATTggcgtcgtcgccgccgaggacCTCAAGATCGAGGTCACCCACGCCGTCGAGTGCGAGCGCAAGTCCCAAAAGGGCGACACACTGTCCATGCACTACAAGGGCACTCTGGCTGCTGACGGCAAGAAGTTCGATGCCA GCTACGACCGCAACCAGCCCTTCACCTTCAAGCTGGGCGCTGGCCAGGTGATCAAGGG ATGGGATCAGGGTCTCCTTGATATGTGcattggagagaagag AACCCTCACGATCCCCCCCGAGCTGGGCTACGGCAACCGCAACATGGGACCTATTCCGGCTGGCTCGACTCTGG TCTTCGAGaccgagctgctggagatcAAGGGCGTCAAGGCCCCCGAGCCACCTGTGGCCGAGAAAGTGGCCGAGAAGGTTGCCAGCGTTGCCTCCGAGGCTGTCGATGCTGCCAAGACGGTCATCGCCGACACTGACGAGGGCCACGGGGAGCTGTAA
- a CDS encoding impB/mucB/samB family domain-containing protein: MTSAESTEDSAHPEEKSPEQQPEHQEQHQDDALKTLKYHLLGPSLTKAGQDKVDQSKIQVSEIIYNASKGSKFFTREEERDKILTKKIEQILSRKKKLEQQDLTRDLRNADRLLAELELSRDLTQHIVHLDCDAFFAAVELLERPDLKDVPFAVGGGVLTTCNYVARQFGCRSGMAGFVAKKLCPQLILIKPNFHKYGAKAQEVREVLANYDPRFESASIDEAYLNITEYCDEHNMDPAAVVEQMRKEVQEKTSITVSAGIAANARLAKICSNINKPNGQYVLPSERSAIMAFMRDLPTRKVNGIGRVLERELLEIGVRTCGDLYEQRQYLNRLFGDKYYVFLLRCYLGLGRTKIQPAEEYERKSVGTESTFHDISDPAKLRDKLRSTAEALEKDMKKNECKGRTLCIKIKLHTFEVYTRQVVLPKSIQLADDLYNYSLPMLAKLEQEIPGMKLRLMGLRCTHLVSTKKPDTMAFFGFKPRRQDAGESSDAGMVKRKASEPLEKEEEWERLGTDDDDLLEDLDDSLENVSHEQEGEEDEMLQDRRHGKEIVPNPPPERGAQPEEDWWECPICLRPQAANERQFNEHIDLCLSRQTIRDAVQADDPKETKHVPPDVNKRPKLTEKKLTEKKRGRPPSTDPKQKKLSFF; this comes from the exons ATGACGTCTGCGGAATCTACGGAGGACTCAGCGCATCCTGAAGAAAAGTCAccggagcagcagccggAACATCAAGAGCAACACCAAGACGATGCCCTCAAAACTCTCAAATACCACCTGCTTGGGCCTTCGTTGACCAAGGCCGGCCAAGACAAAGTCGACCAAAGCAAG ATTCAGGTTTCGGAGATTATTTACAATGCGTCCAAGGGATCCAAATTCTTCACCCGTGAAGAGGAACGAGACAAGATCCTTACGAAAAAGATTGAGCAGATTCTGTccaggaagaaaaaactgGAACAGCAAGATCTGACGCGCGACCTGCGAAATGCCGACCGTCTCCTCGCAGAGCTCGAGCTGTCCAGAGACCTAACACAGCACATAGTGCATCTTGACTGCGATGCTTTTTTTGCGGCCGTGGAGCTACTCGAACGGCCCGATCTCAAAGATGTTCCCTTTGCAGTTGGCGGTGGTGTTCTCACTACGTGTAACTACGTCGCGCGCCAGTTCGGCTGTCGATCAGGCATGGCTGGCTTTGTTGCTAAGAAACTTTGCCCACAACTGATCCTTATCAAACCAAACTTTCACAAGTACGGTGCAAAGGCTCAGGAAGTGAGAGAGGTGCTGGCGAATTATGATCCGCGTTTCGAAAGTGCCAGCATTGACGAGGCATACCTCAACATTACGGAATACTGCGACGAACACAATATGGATCCGGCAGCAGTAGTGGAACAGATGCGGAAGGAAGTCCAGGAAAAGACGAGCATTACAGTGTCGGCAGGAATTGCTGCAAATGCCAGGCTGGCAAAGATTTGCTCAAACATTAACAAGCCGAATGGACAGTACGTCCTCCCTAGCGAGAGAAGCGCCATCATGGCGTTTATGCGGGACTTGCCAACAAGAAAAGTCAACGGCATCGGTCGAGTCCTTGAGCGCGAACTCTTGGAGATTGGAGTCAGGACATGCGGCGATCTGTATGAACAGCGGCAGTATCTAAACCGGCTATTTGGAGACAAGTATTATGTGTTTCTCCTCCGCTGCTATCTGGGGCTTGGCCGCACAAAGATTCAGCCCGCGGAAGAGTATGAGCGCAAAAGCGTCGGAACGGAGAGTACGTTCCACGACATATCGGACCCTGCAAAGCTGAGAGACAAACTTCGCTCAACGGCTGAGGCTCTGGAGAAGGACATGAAAAAGAATGAGTGCAAGGGCCGCACACTCTGCATCAAGATAAAGCTTCATACCTTTGAAGTTTATACCCGACAGGTCGTCCTGCCAAAGTCGATACAGCTTGCCGACGACTTGTACAACTATTCATTACCGATGCTTGCGAAACTGGAGCAAGAAATACCAGGCATGAAGCTGCGGCTCATGGGGTTGCGGTGCACACATCTAGTCAGCACCAAGAAGCCTGATACTATGGCATTCTTTGGGTTCAAGCCTCGCCGACAGGATGCTGGAGAATCGAGTGATGCTGGGATGGTCAAGAGGAAAGCGAGTGAGCCattggaaaaagaagaagagtgggAAAGGTTGGGCAcagatgacgacgatttACTGGAAGATTTAGACGACAGCCTGGAGAATGTATCTCACGAACAGgagggtgaagaagatgagatgctgcagGACCGAAGACATGGGAAGGAGATTGTGCCCAATCCACCTCCTGAACGCGGGGCTCAGCCGGAGGAGGACTGGTGGGAGTGTCCGATATGCCTCCGCCCACAGGCGGCAAACGAACGACAGTTCAACGAGCACATCGACTTGTGTTTGTCTCGACAGACGATTCGGGACGCGGTCCAGGCTGACGACCCGAAAGAAACGAAGCATGTCCCGCCTGACGTGAACAAACGGCCCAAGctgacggagaagaagctgacagagaagaagcgggGCCGTCCGCCTTCTACAGATcccaagcagaagaagctttcttttttctga
- a CDS encoding NADPH-dependent FMN reductase domain-containing protein yields MAPKIAIVYYSMYGHIRQLAEAEKKGAEAAGAQVDIYQIAETLPQEVLDKMYAPAKPTDIPVLEDPNVLTQYDGFLFGIPTRYGNFPAQWKAFWDKTGGIWASGGYWGKKAGLFISTGTPGGGQESTAISAMSTLAHHGIIYVPLGYAKTFPDVTNLEEVHGGSPWGAGTFAGPTGARQPSELELRIATTQGQAFAESLGN; encoded by the exons ATGGCTCCTAAGATTGCTATCGTCTAC TACTCCATGTACGGCCACATCCGGCAGctcgccgaggccgagaagaaggGTGCCGAGGCCGCCGGCGCTCAGGTCGACATCTACCAGATTGCCGAGACCCTCCCCCAGGAGGTCCTCGACAAGATGTACGCTCCCGCCAAGCCCACCGACATCCCCGTCCTTGAGGACCCCAACGTCCTCACCCAGTACGACGGCTTCCTGTTTGGCATTCCCACCCGTTACGGCAACTTCCCCGCCCAGTGGAAG GCTTTCTGGGACAAGACCGGTGGCATCTGGGCTTCCGGCGGCTACTGGGGCAAGAAGgccggcctcttcatctccaccgGTACCCCCGGCGGTGGTCAGGAGTCTACCGCCATCTCTGCCATGTCCACCCTCGCTCACCACGGCATCATCTACGTTCCTCTTGGTTACGCCAAGACCTTCCCCGATGTCACCAACCTCGAGGAGGTCCACGGCGGCTCCCCCTGGGGCGCCGGCACCTTTGCCGGCCCCACTGGTGCCCGCCAGCCCTCCGAGCTTGAGCTCCGAATCGCCACCACCCAGGGCCAGGCCTTTGCTGAGTCTCTCGGCAACTGA
- a CDS encoding methyltransferase domain-containing protein, with translation MSLNRTLSLAFVIAACLFLYAISNQWVSVTAEAIQGNLVPHLSSSSDKSSTSRRPKFEQIARKYGTDKVTTHKYQFMYDKYLSSIRDEELKVLEIGLGCNMDYGPGASYYTWLEYLPFVDLYFIEYDRQCAEKYQDKTANAHVFIGDQADTVFLARFSAEATADGLFDVIIDDGGHTMNQQIASLEVLWKTVKPGGLYVIEDLQTSYWEPFGGDPAGKGSSKETTISYLYQLIDDLMIGKSAKQMSHDILSIDCMAEICALRKKEHL, from the exons ATGTCACTCAATCGGACCTTGTCTCTGGCCTTCGTCATAGCAGCTTGCTTGTTTCTCTATGCCATTTCCAACCAGTGGGTTAGCGTAACAGCAGAGGCCATCCAGGGGAATCTCGTCCCTCATCT aagcagctccagcgaCAAATCCTCCACCAGCAGACGTCCAAAATTTGAGCAGATTGCCCGAAAATACGGCACCGACAAAGTCACCACGCACAAATACCAGTTCATGTACGACAAGTACCTATCCAGCAttcgagatgaagagctaAAGGTCTTGGAGATCGGACTCGGCTGCAACATG GACTACGGCCCAGGGGCGTCCTATTACACTTGGCTCGAATACCTGCCATTCGTCGATCTCTACTTCATCGAGTATGATAGGCAGTGTGCCGAAAAATACCAGGACAAAACCGCCAACGCACATGTGTTCATCGGCGATCAAGCAGACACCGTCTTTCTTGCAAGGTTCTCCGCAGAGGCAACGGCAGACGGCTTATTCGACGTCATTATCGACGATGGTGGTCATACGATGAATCAGCAAATCGCATCCCTCGAGGTCCTCTGGAAAACCGTTAAACCCGGAGGATTATATGTGATTGAGGATCTGCAGACTAGTTACTGGGAACCGTTTGGAGGAGACCCTGCTGGGAAGGGATCGTCGAAAGAGACTACGATATCATATTTGTACCAGCTCATCGACGACCTGATGATTGGGAAGAGCGCAAAACAGATGAGCCACGACATACTCTCCATTGATTGTATGGCGGAGATTTGTGCGCTACGAAAGAAGGAACATTTGTAA